Proteins found in one Triticum urartu cultivar G1812 chromosome 4, Tu2.1, whole genome shotgun sequence genomic segment:
- the LOC125552683 gene encoding uncharacterized protein LOC125552683 has translation MSGLFSGIQAAMVINRVENSDKSVEDWNSDGDGSGCSTGVAGTPCFTSRLSVLKAASVIAQFSEFKRQLVSEIGFGGMLELKSWQKINLKYSAYLMDRVDLDSCSLNLESQGVLDLVDKNINYVFGIPCGNLTIQGEGVEPSEACIEYTRVAASFGEKGTHSLKAAESILLAPITEQSTETEKHCFKIAFVIFIIGHVLAPTAKHDYISVDFWAALNDVNKIKDWNWGAYVLKNLLQAVRKFKTDVSKRNPTIHIVGCHLFLQVFVLDNLELGLLNKQQGVTPRIGLYDYESMKKMVEQITVNIPGGEVTFSGGKVRDDTPARGIESHVNVAGTGKIAKPAFNPKRASTPCSPMLRSTYTKNGGT, from the exons ATGTCAGGCCTTTTTAGTGGGATACAAGCTGCGATGGTTATAAACCGTGTAGAAAATAGTGACAAATCTGTTGAAGATTGGAATAGCGACGGTGATGGATCAGGTTGTTCAACGGGGGTAGCTGGAACACCATGCTTCACCTCGCGGTTATCTGTGCTAAAGGCTGCTTCAGTAATTGCTCAGTTTAGCGAATTTAAGAGGCAGTTAGTTAGCGAAATCGGTTTTGGAGGAATGTTAGAGTTGAAGTCATGGCAAAAGATTAATCTGAAATACAGTGCGTACTTGATGGATAGAGTTGATTTAGATTCATGCTCCTTGAACCTGGAGTCACAGGGGGTGTTGGATTTGGTTGACAAGAATATAAATTATGTATTTGGCATCCCATGTGGCAATCTAACCATTCAAGGTGAAGGCGTTGAACCATCTGAAGCTTGTATTGAGTACACGCGTGTAGCAGCATCATTCGGTGAGAAAGGCACACACAGCCTAAAAGCTGCTGAATCAATCTTGCTTGCACCCATAACAGAACAATCAACGGAAACAGAGAAGCATTGTTTCAAAATTGCCTTTGTGATTTTCATCATTGGACATGTGCTTGCTCCGACCGCCAAACATGACTACATATCAGTAGATTTTTGGGCTGCACTGAACGATGTCAACAAGATCAAAGATTGGAACTGGGGGGCATATGTGCTGAAGAATTTGTTACAAGCAGTTAGGAAGTTCAAAACCGATGTTTCAAAGAGGAACCCAACTATACATATAGTTGGATGCCATCTGTTCCTGCAG GTGTTTGTTCTCGACAACTTAGAGCTCGGTCTACTAAACAAGCAACAAGGAGTAACACCAAGAATAGGCTTGTACGATTATGAGTCAATGAAAAAGATGGTCGAGCAAATCACAGTAAACATCCCAGGTGGTGAAGTCACTTTCAGCGGTGGCAAG GTCAGGGATGATACGCCTGCAAGGGGTATTGAGTCACATGTAAATGTTGCGGGCACAGGAAAGATTGCCAAACCAGCTTTCAACCCGAAAAGAGCAAGTACTCCATGCTCGCCAATGTTGCGATCTACTTACACGAAGAATGGCGGCACGTAA
- the LOC125552684 gene encoding protein FAR1-RELATED SEQUENCE 5-like, whose protein sequence is MMRDEKEETFKWIFREFVCMVGGKHPQTILTDQARSMELAIEAELPNTVHRWCKWHVLKKAKESMGVLWSKNSNFKLEFHKLVHHMITEEEFEAGWDQMLEKYSLRKHPFLTQIYEVRHKWAKLYFQGVFCARMTSTQRSESANHLLKGYVPPFFVRIIPDLISVNIVSPG, encoded by the exons ATGATGAGAGAcgagaaagaggaaacattcaaATGGATATTCAGGGAGTTTGTCTGCATGGTGGGTGGCAAACATCCGCAGACAATACTTACAG ATCAAGCACGGTCTATGGAGCTTGCTATTGAAGCAGAGCTGCCAAACACAGTGCACCGTTGGTGCAAATGGCATGTTTTGAAAAAGGCTAAGGAATCCATGGGTGTTCTCTGGAGCAAGAACAGCAATTTCAAACTGGAGTTCCACAAGcttgtccatcacatgataaCTGAAGAAGAATTTGAGGCTGGATGGGACCAGATGTTGGAGAAGTACTCGCTGAGGAAGCATCCATTCTTGACGCAGATATATGAGGTGAGGCATAAATGGGCAAAGCTGTATTTCCAAGGGGTGTTCTGTGCTAGGATGACAAGCACTCAACGGAGTGAGAGCGCAAACCATCTTTTGAAGGGTTACGTGCCGCCATTCTTCGT GCGTATCATCCCTGACCTGATTTCCGTAAACATAGTTAGTCCTGGATGA
- the LOC125552685 gene encoding uncharacterized protein LOC125552685, producing the protein MSTDALELSGNCGVFPMESQDSMTAPALELEKGDEELIGGDGQRYELCSEATSGWTRRVRLGKAPEEREMNPDRKTALESSVRAYAENREGHVINPKIGTEFDWHRI; encoded by the exons ATGTCGACAGACGCACTGGAGCTCAGCGG GAATTGTGGTGTGTTCCCGATGGAGTCCCAAGATTCCATGACTGCCCCAGCTCTAGAGCTCGAGAAGGGTGACGAAGAACTGATTGGTGGAGATGGGCAGAGATACGAGCTGTGTTCTGAAGCTACCAGCGGCTGGACGAGGAG GGTGAGGCTAGGGAAGGCGCCTGAAGAGAGGGAGATGAACCCTGACAGGAAAACAGCTCTTGAGTCGTCTGTCCGTGCTTATGCTGAAAATCGTGAAGGGCATGTCATCAATCCAAAGATTGGCACAGAATTTGATTGGCACAGAATTTGA